The Cyanobacterium sp. T60_A2020_053 DNA segment ATAATTTGAGAGAGGAAGGGCGCTGGGTGGAGGGCGCTGGGTTATTATCAGAGTTATTAGTCATATAACAATACTAAATAAGTTATGGCAATTAAGTTAGTGAAAAAAGTAATAGGCAACAGGGTAATACTTTCAATATTTTTTGATAATAATTGATCTGCTACAAATTATTGAGGAGTGCTATAGAATGAATAATATTAATTACTTGATAGGAGTTAATCACAAAAATTCCATCATGACCTATTTCAGTTTACTGCGATAATTTTAAAATTTAAAGCCTTCAATAACTTTAGAAATAAATAAATGGATTTTTCTTCATTTTTCGTTAAAACTTCCTCAAGTTTTTGATAATATTCATCAGCCGATTGAGATAAACAATTATTGTTTTTTCGTGCTTGAATAATATCAGATAAAGTAGTCATTAAAATCTGATCACCTTCAGGGTCATTTTCTAATATAGTAGTTAAATATTCAGCAGCATATTCCGAATCTGCCAAAGATTCTATCAAAGAGTCAAGCCAAAGATCACATTTAGTCATGTTAGCGATTTCGGTAGTCATACCAATACTCCCTTGCTAATAAAATATCTTTTTTTGAGTATCTTTATCTCCCCCACATAATAACAAAATTATATAACTTAAAATATCCTTAGCGCCTCTGCGCCTTTGCGAGAGAAAAAGTCTAGAAAAATTTACGGTAGAATAAAGATAAATAATTGTATGGTACTTGCAAACATAACTTATGACTATCACCGCGCCGAGAAGTATTGCCAGAGAAATTAGAAAAGACTTTCCCATTTTAGACCAAGAAATTAACGGCAAACCATTAATTTATTTCGATAGCGCCGCCACCTCCCAAAAACCATTAGCAGTAATCGAGGCACTCACTCATTATTATCAGCATGATAACGCCAATGTGCATCGTGGCGCCCACAGCCTCAGTGGAAGGGCGACAGATGCTTATGAAGGCGCTAGGGATAAAATCGCTACATTTATTAACGCGCGTAGTCGCAATGAAATTGTTTATACTCGCAATGCCAGTGAAGCCATCAATATTGTTGCCTATAGCTGGGGTTTAGATAACCTTACACAAGGAGATGAGATTATTTTGACAGTGATGGAGCATCATAGTAATATGGTACCGTGGCAAATTATCGCTGAGAAGACGGGCGCTGTCATTCGTTATGTGGAGTTAACAGCCGATGAAAGTTTCGATTTTCAGCAATACCAACAGCTACTCAATGATAAAACCAAATTGGTATCGGTAGCTCATGTTTCCAATACCCTCGGTTGCATCAATCCCGTGGAAGATATTATCAATCTAGCACACGGGAAGGGCGCTAAAGTTTTAATTGATGCTTGTCAGAGTTTGCCCCATTTACCTATTAATGTACAACAAATGGACTGCGATTGGCTAGTAGGTTCAGGTCACAAGATGTGCGCGACAACAGGCATCGGCTTTTTATATGGTAAAGAGGAGTTGTTATTGGGGATGTCGCCTTTTTTAGGTGGCGGAGAGATGATTGGTGAGGTATATTTAGATCATTTCACTTGTGGTGAATTACCCCATAAGTTTGAAGCTGGTACTCCTGCCATCGGTGAAGCTATTGCCATGGGCGCAGCTATCGACTATCTTAACAGTATCGGTATGGAAAATATCCACCACTATGAAGAAGAATTAACTGCTTATTTGTTTAAAAGATTAAAAGAAATTCCTAATTTGCGCATTTATGGCACTCAACCCACCCCAGAAGGCAAAGGAAGGGCGTGTTTAGCGGCTTTTAATGTAGATGGTATTCATGCCAGTGATTTAGCCACTTTACTTGATAATGAAGGTATTGCCATTAGGTCTGGTCATCATTGCACTCAACCATTGCATCGTTATCTTAACATTTCTGGTAGCGCCCGTGCCAGTTTATACTTTTACAATACTACGGAAGAAATTGATCTTTTTATTGATGCACTCAAAGAAACTATTAGTTTTTTTCAAGAAATGATGTAGTTAATTGATAATTGACAATGGATAATGGATAATTAGTAAAATTAAATATTAAAAACTTATTCCCTATTCCATATATTAATGAAAATTGACAAAAAAAAGTCTCTAAGAATAATTATGCTATCGATGTTAACCATTGGTAGCATTTTAGCAACGGTAGGGGGATATTGGTGGTATCAAAGTCAATCAATAAGTCAATTAAAAAATTATTTATTACAATCAGAAATAGCTACTATTGCTGAAAAAATTACCGTAAAAATTTTCGCAAATAATCAAATAATAGGAGGCTCAGGAGTTTTAATTGGGAAGGAAAACAATAACTATTATATCATAACGAATAATCATGTTATTGCTGAAGAAAATGAGCAATATAAAATAAAAACTCATAAAAATAAAATTTATTCTGTTGAAATTATCGCTCAAAATAATCAAAATTCTATTATTAATGATTTAGCCTTACTAAAATTTAATAGTAATGAAAATTATCAAACGATTAAAATAAATAATAAAATCAAAATAAAAGAAAATGATTTAGTTTTAAGTGCAGGATTTCCTTTTGAAGAGGGAGAAAAACAAGCAGAAACAGTAACACAAACAGTGGGGAAAGTTACGATGATTTTAGATAAAGCCATGAATGGTGGTTATCAATTTGGTTATACCAATGATGTTTTAAATGGTATGAGTGGGGGCGCTATTTTAAATAGTCAAGGAGAATTAGTCGGCATAAATGGTTTAGGAAAATATCCTGCTTTAGGTAATCCTTATATTTATCAAAATGGCGAAGCAATTAGTAATTATTCTTGGCAACAAATGAGTGAATTAAGTTGGGGGATAAATACTCAATTAATTAGTAATTTTATGGATGAAAATTTAATTAATAAATAGAAAAAATGGGAAGTAAAAAGGGCAAAGGTTCTAAGGTGAGTAGGTTTCAGGCTTCAGGTTACAGGTTTCAGGTGTAATTTTCAGACGATTATATAATTCTGTCAAACAATTGAATATAAAAAATCAATTAAGATATGTTGTTTGTCAATTCTTTAACCTGATACCTAACACCCGATACCTGACACCTTTACAGCATCGGAAATTTTATCTCGAACTCAGGTTAATTAAGCATTTCTGATCTGTTAAAATACTGGAATAAAACTAAAACTTACATAAAGTATCTCATGGCGAAAAAAAAGCAGAAACCAATTTGGATTGAGGGAAATAGTTGTGCTGGTAAAACCACTCGTTTAGTGGATTATTTAGCTAAGTTGACAACAAAAAAAACTAATTTTCACAATTTACAAAAACCTTTAATTTTTTCTCCTAATCAAGAAGATAAAGATGTTTTAGAGAAAGCAATTTTTAGTAAAACACAAAATCTTTTTCCTGCTATTGAAATTTACACTCCTTCGGCTTTTATTCTCCAAGAAGTAGAGCTTTTTTTTCCCTTAATTTTAGAACAATTAAAAGTTAAACCTTTTTTTCCTTTTCGTTTAAGCACTCCTCTGGAAAGGGAGTTATCAGCGCCCTTCGCCCAAGCACAATTCACTCCTGAAATATTAAATTTATGGGGGGGAGAAAGTAGAGCAATTAGCCATATTTTAGATTTATTACCTTTAGCTGGAATGGCTAGAATGCCAATACAAAATATTAAAAATTACCTAGAAAAATCACAATTATTAGACCCATTTGATAAGGAAAATAACGAAAAAATGGTTAAAATTGTTGATAATATCCTTTCTCAATGGTGGCATTGGTGCTTAGAAAGGGGCTTTTTAACTTATGGTATTACTTATCAACTTTACGGACAATATTTATTATCAAATTTAACCTATCAAGACAGTTTAATTAATCGTTATCATAGTATTTTTGCGGATAACTTAGATAACTTTCCTGCCCTTTTAGGAGATTTATTTAAATTGTTTATTGACAAAAATATTTATAGTGTATTTACTTATAATTATCAAGGAAAAGTAAGGCTAGGATTAAATGCTGATCCTGATTATTTACTAAGTATTAGAGATGCTTGTCAGGTCGAAACATTAGCCAGTTTTGCCAGTGATAACTTGGCAGTAAATTTAGCCGATGATTTTTATAATATTGTCATTAATCAAGAATTTAATCCCATAGATTTTCAAGAAAAAGTTTATAGTATCAAAACCAAAACAAGGGCGCAATTAATCGAAGATACCGCCAATTTTATTATTAATCAAGTCAAAAATAATCACATCAAACCCGAAGAAATTGCCATTATTGCACCCGGTTTAGATGAAATTGCCCGTTTTCAATTCCTCTATTTTCTTCATCAAGCAAACATCCCTATCGAGCCACTGAAAGAACAGCGCCCGTTGATCGTCTCCCCCCTCGTCCGTAGTGTTTTGAACCTGTTGGGGTTGATTTATCGGGGCTGTGGGCGCTTAATTGAACGGGAGGGAGTAGCAGAAATGTTAACCCTACTTTCTCAAAAAGAGGGAGGGCGCTGGGGTATCGATCCCGTTCGAGCCGGTTTATTAGCTGAATATTGTTATCTTGTTGATATAGAGTCACCGCAGTTATTGCCCATTGAGTATCTCAGCAAGGGAGAACGAATGAACTATGATAGTTTTATGGCGTATAATGAGATTCGAGATTGGATTAATGACACTAAAACGGCGGGTTTATCACCTTTGGCGGTGATTGATTTAATCACCGAGCGGTTTTTTGCAGAGGTGAGGGCGCTGGATTACGCTGATTATGCTAGTTTGAAGAAATTACGGGAAACGGCGCGCGCCTTTTTTGTGGTGCAACAAAAATTAAAGGAGTATGATTTTCCCCACAAAACCGATGATGATTCCATGCAAGATTGGATTGTATTTATGCGCAAAGGCACTGTCACTACTAATCCTTATCCTCGTGATTATTTTATCTCTCGCACCAAAGAGCGTGGGGTTATCCTTGCTACTATTTATCAGTATCGGGTGGCGAATCTTAGTCATCGGTGGCAATTTTGGTTTGATGCTGGTTCAAAATTGTGGGAAAAGGGGGGCGCTACGGAGTTATGGGGTTATCAGTTATTTTTAAGGGGTTGCCATGGTAAGCCTTTAATTACTCAAGATAACCCTGAAAATGTCCGTTTAAGTGGCGTTATCCATGATTTACTGGCACACACCACAGATAAGTTATTTCTCTGTCATAGTGATTTAGATGTGGGTGGAAATGAGCAGGGAGGGGCGCTTTTTCCTCTTACTCAAATTCTCCCTACTGTGGCTGAAAGTCTTATGTTAGATCGGTTTATGGTGCAAAGTTAAATGGTTATGACAGGGTGTCACGCAAAGGCGCAAAGGCGCAAAGTTTTGTTTTAACTGATTCTCTGGAGTTATATTAAGTCTGCTTGATCAGCCGAAGGCTGCCGCTGCGCGATCATTTATAAATCCGAAGATATGAGATTAAAATAAACCTCATAATTGTCAATTATCCATTACCTCAACGATTCCATTTTTTCACCAACCCCTAATTATTGGAACGTTTCGAGGTATATTGAGCTAAAATCTTGACCATCAATAATAATTTCTTCTGATTTTAAGATACTTTTTACTGTTACTTCTTGACCTATATTAAAAACCTCATTAGTTAACACCCAAATGCTACCAGTATTATCTTTAATTTGATAGGCAATACGATTTAATAGTGGTACTGATTCGGTAACAATACCTTGAATTTTAATGGTTTTTTCTTCTGAAGAAATAATTTCTTCTATGGGGGTGAAATCTGATTCAGCCCAACCGATGTTAATAAAGCGGTTACAGCCAGAAATAATCAGGAAAATAAAAGCGATAAAAGTTGATAAATACCACCAGCGCCCGATTTTATACATAAAAATTAATTATTTGAGTAACGATTTTCAGCCTATAATCTTCACAAGTTCATGTTTTATCTTAGCTCAATTTTGTTTTAGTAATTATGACAGGTCAAATTTTAGACGGTAAAGGTTTAGCCCAAAAAATACAAACTCAGTTAGCCCAAAATATTGCCCAGCAAGTGGCACAAGGGCGAAGGGCGCCGGGTTTGGCTGTGTTGATGGTGGGTGATAATCCAGCTAGTGCTGTTTATGTGCGAAATAAGGAGAAATCCTGTCAAAAAGTGGGGATGGTGTCTTTTAGTCGTCATTTTCCCCACGATACCAGCCAAGAGGAGTTAGAAAGGGTAATTGAGGAACTTAATGAAGATGAGCGAGTGGATGGAATTTTGGTACAATTACCGTTACCAGCGCCCCTCGACTCGGTAGGATTATTGTTGAAAATTAAACCAGAAAAAGACGCAGATGGTTTACACCCAGTAAATTTAGGTAAGTTAGTGCGCGGTGAAAAAGGGTTAAGAAGTTGCACCCCCGCCGGAGTAATGGCAATTCTCCAAGAGTATAATTTACCCATCGCAGGGAAAAAAGCCGTAGTGGTGGGGCGCAGTATTTTAGTAGGTAAACCCCTTGCGTTGATGTTATTAGCGGAAAATGCTACCGTTACCATCGCCCATTCTCGCACTCCCAATTTAGCAGAAGTGACGAGGGAAGCAGATATTTTAGTGGCTGCGGTGGGTAAAGCTGAAATGATTACGGCGGAAATGGTGGCGGAGGGCACTGTCGTAATTGATGTCGGTATTAATCGGGTGGAGGGCGCTGGTGGCAAATCAAAATTAGTCGGTGATGTGGCTTATGATACAGTGAAAAACATTGCTTCTTATCTTACCCCAGTCCCCGGCGGTGTTGGTCCCATGACGGTAGCTATGTTATTACAAAACACCTACGAAAGTTATTTAAGCTCAATGGACAATTGATCAAAAGGGCAAGGGGCAAAGGAAATTATTATTTCATAATTCATAATTTATAATTCATAATTCATAATTCATAATTCATAATTCATAATTCGTTATCTTCTTTTTTCCTTCTTCCCGATCTGTTATGGAGAAATAAAGATATAATTTGTAACAAAAGCGTTAAGAAATATTGCAATATGAGTAACCCAGTAACAGAAGCATTTTTTTTTGGTAAAGCCTTAGCAGAAGTTTTAAGCGCCAAAGCCGAAGACACCCTAACTAATATTCTCAGTGACTTAGGTCAATTTGATGCCGAAACTAGAGAAAGATTAAGACTATTTGCTGAAGAAGTCAAATTAAAAGCAGAAATTGCCAAACATCAAGCTGAGAATAACACTGATACCAATACGACTATTACCGTAGAAGTGGATAGTAGTGTGGATTTACAAGAGCTATTAGACGAACTGAGAGCAGAAATTGCTAGACTGAAAGCAGAATTAAATAAATATCGTCAAAAATAATCCCAGACAAACATTAAACCAAGAATTAGTTTGTTTAAAAGCCTTTTGACTTCAAATTTAAAAAGCGATGATTAAGGTTGCTAAACTAAGACACATTTAACTTACTTTTTGTCCGAAGTCTTAAAAATGACTGAAAAGTTTAACTGTTGGTTGCTGTCTTTTAGTTACCCTCACCTAACAATTTCAATGCAAACTTAACTTATTGAAAGTTGTTTTTGTTTTAATAAAAGAAATATAAATATACATAATATAAAGTGTCATCAGTATATCCCAGCGCCCGTCAATACTTAGAATCCTCCCCTGAGTTTTCTAACTCCTCCCCTCGCAGCAAACCCGAAGCGGGGAAAAAAATCTATAAATGGAATAGCGACAATTACTCGCCCTTTCGTCGTCGTCTCGATATTTGGACATTTGTTTTAACCTTACTGTTCAAATTATGGCGCAATAGCAAAAAATGGACTTATGGCGGTGGCTTTAGCGATGAAAAATTCAGCGCCCGTCGCCGTATTCAAGCCCAATGGATTAGAGAAAATTTGTTGGAATTAGGACCAACATTTATCAAAGTAGGGCAACTATTCTCTACCCGTGCCGACATATTTCCGGCGGAATATGTCAATGAATTATCAAAGTTACAAGATCGAGTACCGGCATTTAGCTACGAACAAGTTACCGCAATTATTGAAAAAGATTTTAATAAACCATTAAATAAATTATTCTTGAGTTTCGATCCTACTCCCCTCGCCGCCGCTAGTTTAGGGCAAGTTCATAAAGCACAACTGACTTCAGGGGAAGAAGTGGTGGTTAAAATTCAGCGTCCGGGGCTGCCGAAATTATTTACCATTGATTTAGCTATTCTCAAACAAATTGCCCGTTATTTCCAAAATCATCCGAAATGGGGGAAAAATCGAGACTGGTTGGGAATTTATGAGGAATGTTGTCGCATTTTGTGGCAAGAAACCGATTATATTCTTGAAGGCACAAGCGCTGATACTTTTCGCCGTAACTTCCGTGGGGAAAGCTGGGTTAAAGTACCGAGGATTTATTGGCGCTACAGTTCCCCTAAGGTGTTAACTTTAGAGTATATGCCGGGCATCAAAATTAGCAACTATGAAGCCATAGAGGCAGCAGGATTAAACCGCAAAGAGTTGGCTAGGTTGGGGGCTAAAGCCTATTTACATCAGTTACTCAATGATGGCTTTTTCCATGCCGATCCTCACCCGGGTAATTTAGCTGTAGATGTAGATGGGTCACTCATTTTCTACGATTTTGGCATGATGGGGCAACTGCAAAGCAATATTAAAGAGAAATTACTAGAAATGCTCTTTGGTGTGACAGAGAAAAATGCTGATCGTGTGGTGGCTTCTTTGGTGGATTTAGGGGCATTAGCGCCCCTCGACGACCCGGGACCCGTTCGGCGCTCTGTACAGTTCATGTTGGATAATTTCATGGATAAACCCTTTGAGGAACAATCCATCAGTCAAATTAGTGAGGACTTATATGAGATTGCCTACGATCAACCCTTCCGTTTTCCTGCTACCTTCACTTTTGTGATGAGAGCATTTTCTACTCTGGAAGGGGTAGGTAAAGGATTAGACCCAGAATTTAATTTTATGGAGGTAGCGCAACCCTTTGCCTTAAAAGTTATGAATGAATTTAACGGAGATACGGGCAAATCTATCATTGATGAATTGAGTCGTCAGGCTATGCAGGTGAGTAATACGGCTTTTAGTTTGCCCCGTCGCATTGATGATACCATCGACAAGTTAGATCGGGGTGATATTCGCCTCAGAGTTCGTTCTCTCGAATCCGAAAGACTCTTACGGCGTATCAGTTCCACTCAAATGGCGACTAATTACACCATGATGACCAGTACATTAATACTCTCTAGCACTATTTTAGTAGTGAATGGGTTATGGTGGGGGGCGCTGGGTTTTGGTTTATTAGCGATTTTACCTGCTATTGCTTTGGGGAGGGCGCTGAGACAGATTGCCAAGTCTGATCGCAAGTTT contains these protein-coding regions:
- the sufS gene encoding SufS family cysteine desulfurase, whose product is MTITAPRSIAREIRKDFPILDQEINGKPLIYFDSAATSQKPLAVIEALTHYYQHDNANVHRGAHSLSGRATDAYEGARDKIATFINARSRNEIVYTRNASEAINIVAYSWGLDNLTQGDEIILTVMEHHSNMVPWQIIAEKTGAVIRYVELTADESFDFQQYQQLLNDKTKLVSVAHVSNTLGCINPVEDIINLAHGKGAKVLIDACQSLPHLPINVQQMDCDWLVGSGHKMCATTGIGFLYGKEELLLGMSPFLGGGEMIGEVYLDHFTCGELPHKFEAGTPAIGEAIAMGAAIDYLNSIGMENIHHYEEELTAYLFKRLKEIPNLRIYGTQPTPEGKGRACLAAFNVDGIHASDLATLLDNEGIAIRSGHHCTQPLHRYLNISGSARASLYFYNTTEEIDLFIDALKETISFFQEMM
- a CDS encoding transcriptional regulator; translation: MTTEIANMTKCDLWLDSLIESLADSEYAAEYLTTILENDPEGDQILMTTLSDIIQARKNNNCLSQSADEYYQKLEEVLTKNEEKSIYLFLKLLKALNFKIIAVN
- the folD gene encoding bifunctional methylenetetrahydrofolate dehydrogenase/methenyltetrahydrofolate cyclohydrolase FolD; this encodes MTGQILDGKGLAQKIQTQLAQNIAQQVAQGRRAPGLAVLMVGDNPASAVYVRNKEKSCQKVGMVSFSRHFPHDTSQEELERVIEELNEDERVDGILVQLPLPAPLDSVGLLLKIKPEKDADGLHPVNLGKLVRGEKGLRSCTPAGVMAILQEYNLPIAGKKAVVVGRSILVGKPLALMLLAENATVTIAHSRTPNLAEVTREADILVAAVGKAEMITAEMVAEGTVVIDVGINRVEGAGGKSKLVGDVAYDTVKNIASYLTPVPGGVGPMTVAMLLQNTYESYLSSMDN
- a CDS encoding AarF/ABC1/UbiB kinase family protein; the protein is MSSVYPSARQYLESSPEFSNSSPRSKPEAGKKIYKWNSDNYSPFRRRLDIWTFVLTLLFKLWRNSKKWTYGGGFSDEKFSARRRIQAQWIRENLLELGPTFIKVGQLFSTRADIFPAEYVNELSKLQDRVPAFSYEQVTAIIEKDFNKPLNKLFLSFDPTPLAAASLGQVHKAQLTSGEEVVVKIQRPGLPKLFTIDLAILKQIARYFQNHPKWGKNRDWLGIYEECCRILWQETDYILEGTSADTFRRNFRGESWVKVPRIYWRYSSPKVLTLEYMPGIKISNYEAIEAAGLNRKELARLGAKAYLHQLLNDGFFHADPHPGNLAVDVDGSLIFYDFGMMGQLQSNIKEKLLEMLFGVTEKNADRVVASLVDLGALAPLDDPGPVRRSVQFMLDNFMDKPFEEQSISQISEDLYEIAYDQPFRFPATFTFVMRAFSTLEGVGKGLDPEFNFMEVAQPFALKVMNEFNGDTGKSIIDELSRQAMQVSNTAFSLPRRIDDTIDKLDRGDIRLRVRSLESERLLRRISSTQMATNYTMMTSTLILSSTILVVNGLWWGALGFGLLAILPAIALGRALRQIAKSDRKF
- a CDS encoding trypsin-like peptidase domain-containing protein; the encoded protein is MLSMLTIGSILATVGGYWWYQSQSISQLKNYLLQSEIATIAEKITVKIFANNQIIGGSGVLIGKENNNYYIITNNHVIAEENEQYKIKTHKNKIYSVEIIAQNNQNSIINDLALLKFNSNENYQTIKINNKIKIKENDLVLSAGFPFEEGEKQAETVTQTVGKVTMILDKAMNGGYQFGYTNDVLNGMSGGAILNSQGELVGINGLGKYPALGNPYIYQNGEAISNYSWQQMSELSWGINTQLISNFMDENLINK
- a CDS encoding recombinase family protein, encoding MAKKKQKPIWIEGNSCAGKTTRLVDYLAKLTTKKTNFHNLQKPLIFSPNQEDKDVLEKAIFSKTQNLFPAIEIYTPSAFILQEVELFFPLILEQLKVKPFFPFRLSTPLERELSAPFAQAQFTPEILNLWGGESRAISHILDLLPLAGMARMPIQNIKNYLEKSQLLDPFDKENNEKMVKIVDNILSQWWHWCLERGFLTYGITYQLYGQYLLSNLTYQDSLINRYHSIFADNLDNFPALLGDLFKLFIDKNIYSVFTYNYQGKVRLGLNADPDYLLSIRDACQVETLASFASDNLAVNLADDFYNIVINQEFNPIDFQEKVYSIKTKTRAQLIEDTANFIINQVKNNHIKPEEIAIIAPGLDEIARFQFLYFLHQANIPIEPLKEQRPLIVSPLVRSVLNLLGLIYRGCGRLIEREGVAEMLTLLSQKEGGRWGIDPVRAGLLAEYCYLVDIESPQLLPIEYLSKGERMNYDSFMAYNEIRDWINDTKTAGLSPLAVIDLITERFFAEVRALDYADYASLKKLRETARAFFVVQQKLKEYDFPHKTDDDSMQDWIVFMRKGTVTTNPYPRDYFISRTKERGVILATIYQYRVANLSHRWQFWFDAGSKLWEKGGATELWGYQLFLRGCHGKPLITQDNPENVRLSGVIHDLLAHTTDKLFLCHSDLDVGGNEQGGALFPLTQILPTVAESLMLDRFMVQS